CAACAAAGCAGAATGCAAGCAATAGGGTGTAGTTTCATTTTGTAGTGCCGCCAAATTTCTTGTAGGTGGTTAAGACATCGTCATACGGCATATACGGTTGACCGGATGGATGTCCATTAAGTGGGCGATTCGCTTGGCCGGGGCCCATCGGTAAAGATTCCCATTGTCCAGATGCTTTGCGTATTGCATCGTTAATGTCGCCATTTACGAGTGAGTCGATCGCACGCACAGAGCGGAGAATTTCGACTGCAGTCAAGTCCTGTGTATGCGGTGTGAAGTCAGATAGGCCCATTGCTGAAATGCACTGTAACTTCCATGTATTTTTCGTAATTTGATACCTGCCGGATGCCGTAGTTGATCCGCCGTAACCTGCCCCCGGATGGGTGGACTCATCACTGAAAGTCCATTTTCCAGTTTTAAAACCCGGTGCCCAGCCATAACCAAATTTCGCGTGGTAGTTACCACCTTCGGATTCGGCAATGGTATCCAAAAATGCCTTCACGTTCTTATTCTTCAAATACTCCTCATTCTCAGCCCGTCTTACCTGTTGCTTGGCGTCTAGCGATACAGTTTTTGGGGTGGAGTCTTTAACGGGCGTCACCGTTCTTGTGGCTACGGGAGACATTTTTCTACCATTTTTGCTAATCACTTCAGCCATGATAAAAGCCACCAAGATAGATTTTGACGGTTATATGAAAAGTATCTGCTGCCATGCCTTAATCCTCGAGAAACAGTTTGATTGTTTCGGGCAGGTGCGAACTCACTACATGCGTATACCCCATCGGATCACTTACGCCATGTTCCATGCTGCCGTCAGCGCGCTGGATGGCGTAATCAAGATTGGGTAGAGGCTCGCCCGAGTCTTGGTCAACTAGTCTGAACTTGTCGCTGAAGTGCACTGGCATCGGCAGCAGGCCGCTGAAGGGGGCTGGTACGACGGTGTCGCCAATAATGACCGTACCGGATCCACCCACAACCACGTTGCCGTGGCCACCGGTACTGTCTTGAGTTGCGGCATTCAGCCCATTGATGAAAACCGTAGCGCTGACGCCACCGGTGATCGGGCTACCGCATGCGGATTTATCGGTCATGCGAGCGGCGGCAAGGCCATCGAAGTTCACATTGGGGGAGCCGCTGGCAATCGGATTTGTGCCATGTCCCGGAAGTGGGCAACTGGTGGGGTCTGTCACTCGGGCAGCAGGTTTGCCACTCATGGGAAGTTCCTTTTCAAGGTTTCAAATGGGGTAATAGTGGTCGATGGGCGAGCCGAAAAAGCTCCAGCACTCATCCATGGGGTTGAACAGCGCTCGGTAGTTTTCGCGCATGGGGCGGCAGGCCAACAACGCCTGCCAGGCGATTTCGACGCAGTTGTCCATGGCCTGAATGGAATAGGCATCAAGCTGGTTGAGCCAGGCGTTGTAATTAGGCATGCCAGCGCCGCGGTAGGCGTCGATCAGTATCTCGGCGACTTCTTCACCCCAGTTGATGAAGCGCCCCGGGCTCCAGGGGCCAGTCTGGGCATGGATAAACCAGCCCAAGCTTGGCAAGTCGCCATTTGCAAGTCGTAACGTACCGCGCTGTGAGGAAAAACCACAGGTGATGTGGACGGTCAGCCAACCCTGGTGTTGCTGGATAAAGCCAGTGGGGTCGAATTGCGCCAGCGGTACGACGTGATAGCCCGTGCCGGGCATGGACCTGACGACCAACTCCGCGTCCAGTCTGGAAACGAAGGCCCGGATCGCCTTGCCTTTGCCGGACGCCGCGCAAAGAATTTCAACCGGTGTGCTCGCAGGTGTGTCGCTGAACCCGAGGATGGGAGCTAGCCCATAAAGACGTAATGAGGTTTTCAGGCCGCTGGGATGATGCGAGGTATCGAGCGTGCAGGCGCAGGGGGCAGGCACGTCCATAGGTGAAGAGCGCATCCAATTTTACCGTCCATGTAAATTTGCGTCGCGAAGGATGCCTCAGGCAGAAGTTGCGTACAATAATATTTACAATATTTAGGTTGACAGCTGATTGTGTGAGCCATACCTCCACGGTTAGTCACGGTACGGCATCGATTGCAGGTGGGCGCGGTCCCAAAAGACTGTTCCGTATAGCTTTTTGGCGCCCCTGCAAGCATGGGTGTTTTACCCCCAGAGAACGGCTGGTTCTGGATGGATTTTTCGAATGTGATACCAATTAGGTATTTGCCCCACCCCAGCTTGATAATTGAGCTGCTTCGGTCTCCGTAGGCGGACATTCGATGATGGAATGAGAAATCAGTGACGACCAAAGGCACATTACGGCTCTCACTAGAAGGGATATCATCCCGCCATCAGCTCAAGAGGGGCTCCTAGGCCGGCCGATACCGACACTCCCTTGGGCATAACGACAAGGATGGTTGCACATGGACGACATCGTTCAGCCCCTCACGCCCCAGGAAGACGTCCAGCCTAAAGAAGTAAGAATCCTTGCCACCTTGGTGGCGAAGCTGAACCTTGCAGATTTCCAGAACGCCATCCCTGTGATTCGCGAGCTTCGCATCTCGAACGAGACGAGTGATCGTTTCGTCAATGCCACGCTTACCCTGACCTCGGTGCCCGAAGTATTTAAGTCCAAGATCTGGCGGATTGACGAGATCGCTGCAGATAGCTTCCGGGTCATACCAGGGCTTGATCTTGTCCTGGACGGCCCGTTGTTGAGTCGTCTGACAGAAGCAGAGATGTCGACCTTTACCTTCGTCCTTGAAGCCGATGACAAGGAGGCGGAGAGCGGTCGCAAGGAAGTTGCTAGGCTTGAACAGGTCGTAGACCTTCTGCCCAGAAACCAGTGGGGCGGATTGCGGCACATACCAGATATGACTGCAGCATTTGTTCAGCCGAATGATGCAGCGGTTGAACGGTTGCTCAAACAGGCGGCTGAGTTGCTTCGCCTTAGCGAAAAACCATCCGCCCTTGACGGATATCAAGGTGGTCCCAAACGAGCCTGGCAGTTGGCATCGGCAGTGTGGGGAGCGGTGGCGCGCATGAAGCTCGACTATGCCTTGCCACCGGCTAGCTTCGAACAATCAGGGCAGAAGATTCGTAGCCCCAGTCAGATTGCTGACTCCGGCTTGGCCACCTGTCTCGACCTGACTCTGCTTTTCTGTGCGGCATTGGAGCAGATCGGCCTGAACCCTGTGATCGTATTCACCTATGGTCATGCCTTCGTTGGTTTGTGGCTTAAGCCTGAGGAGTTCACAACTGCGCTAGTGGATGATGTCACTGCCATACGTAAGCGAGTGAAGCTCCAGGAGCTCGTGCTGTTCGAGACCACCCTTGTTACCCACAACCCAATACCACCGTTTTCTTATGCGGTGGAAAGGGGAGCGAAGCAGATAGCCGAAGACGCTGAAAGTGTTTTCGAAATGCTTTTGGATATTCGTCGCGCCCGTCTGCAACGTATCAAGCCACTCGCCAGCTCAGAGGCTCAGTTTGCGCGTGTTGCCGTTGCTGAAACTGATGAAGCACCATCGCTTCTGGTGGAGGAAGGGATCGGCATCTCCGATGACAGCATTGAGGTGCAGGTTGAGGATCTGTCCAAGCTCGACCCAGCAGATCGCCTCGGCCGTTGGCAGCGTAAGCTTCTGGATCTGTCGCTTCGCAATAACTTGCTTAATTTCAAAACGGGTAAGCGAGCGCTGAAGCTTGAGTCTCCTGATCCAGGTGCGCTCGAAGACATTCTTGCAAGTGGACAGGCGCTGAAGCTGCTTACCAGGCCTGACTTGATGGATGGAGCAGATCCGCGGGAGCGCGCGCTCTATGAGCAGCGTGAGCGAGAAGATGTTCGTCGTCGTCATGCTGAAGATGCTCTCAAGCGTAGGGAAGTGTTCGTTGCGCTGACGTCCGCCGAAATGGATGTTCGGCTAACTGAGTTGTATCGAAGTGCTCGTACTGCTTTGCAGGAAGGTGGCTCCAACACGCTGTTCCTGGCCATCGGTTTTCTTAGCTGGACGCGTGAGGATCGGGCTGGGCAGAGATACAAAGCGCCACTGGTCCTGGTTCCTGTCACTTTGGAGCGTAAGAGCGCGCGCTCCGGATTCACCATGGTGCTGCACGATGATGAGCCTCGTTTTAACCCGACTCTGATCGAGATGCTGCGTCAAGATTTTGAGCTGGGCTTGGGTTCGCTGGAGCAGGAGCTGCCACGGGATGACTCCGGTCTGGATATCGCAGGCATTTGGAACAAGGTTGGTCATGCGATCAAGGACATCGCTGGTTGGGAGCTGAACGAGGACGTTGTGCTCTCGATGTTTTCGTTTGCGAAGTACCTCATGTGGAAGGATCTTGCCGAGAATGCAGAGCACCTTCGACAGAGTCCTGTAGTCCGACACCTTCTGGATACGCCACGCGATTCGTTCATCTCCGATACCCCGTTTCCGGAGGCTGAGTCGTTGGACCGTGATTACGGCCCGACTGAAGTGTTCTGTCCACTGCCATCTGATTCATCTCAGCTTGCGGCTGTGATGGCAGCAGCCAAGGGCAAAGACTTCGTTCTCATCGGCCCACCTGGTACAGGTAAAAGCCAAACGATTTCCAACATGATCGCCCAGTCGATAGCTCAAGGGCGCCGAGTGCTGTTCGTGTCTGAGAAAATTGCTGCCCTGGATGTCGTGTACCGGCGCTTGCGTGAAATCGGTCTGGGTGAGTTCTGCCTTGAACTTCACTCCAGCAAAGCTCGAAAAACGGATGTCCTTGCTCAGTTGCAGTCAGCTTGGGAAGCGAAAGGGCAGGTAGACGCTGCCGTATGGGAGGTGGAAGCACAACGGCTCGCTTCCCTGCGTGACAGCCTCAATATTTATGTCGAGCGTCTGCATCGCAGGCATCGCAACGGCTACACCATCTACGATGCCATCGGGACGGTGACATCAGGTGTTGACGAGGCAGTAGCTCCACTTGGTTGGCCATCTCCGGACACACATGATCAGAAGGCCATGCTTGGGCTTCGAGAGCTGGGCGACCGCCTTGAAGTGAACGCTCAGGCTGTGGGTTACAGCCAGTTGGCAGGCAACGCTTTGTCTGCGGTAGGCCAAGCAGAGTGGTCGCCTCATTGGCAGCAACAATTCGTGCAGGCCGCTCGTGATGTGCTGCCCGCTGTGCTTGAGGTCCAGCGAGCTGCTGATCGCTTTGTTGAGCTGTCCGGGCTTCCTATTATGGAATACACCTCTACAGCGCTTGAGGGTTTATCGATTCTTTCTCGAGCACTTCCTGCTGCCGCTGGGCAGGATTGGCGTTTCGCACTTCGACCCGATGCTCGCTCGATTTCTCAACGTCTGAGTGACGGTTGTACTTGGGTCGATGAGCACCGGGACATTAACTCCAGGCTCTCAGCTCTCTGGCCCTCTCGTATTGTTGCTGAAGCTAAACAAGGCATTGATCTGCTGCAGCAACGCCGCGCTATTTTCGTTGATCTAGGGCCGGCCTGGCCACAAAGCGTCACTGACATTATTGGGCAAGCTGTCACATTGTTGGAACAGATAGACGACCTCAAACACCAGCTAACAGCGTCCTACGGTGACGCCATTGAAGCACTTGATGTCGAGCTGCTGCTGCGCGAGTGGAAAGACGCGGAGGAGTCTTTCTGGCCTAAGTCTTGGTTCGTAAAACGCCGCATCGCTGGTCTATTGGCTCCGATGCAGAGGTCAACAGGTGAAGTCGACAATGGCAAGGATCTCGCTATTTGGGTAGAGATTCGGTCGGTGCGTCGAGCAATCGATGAGCTGGAGCCAGGTCATGAGTGTGTTGCTGTTTGGCAAGGTGCCAAATCCGAAGCAACGCATCTTGCGGCAGCGATCAAGCTGCAAGAGGCCATTAGGCTTCAGAAAAATAATTCTGCTTGGATCGATGACGACTTGCAGTTGGTTGAGCAGGGCCAGCTTGGTGATGAGTTGAAGGAGGAACTCCGCCGGCTGCGTGCGCTGACTCGACTCGATGCCGGGCTAGGTGAGCTGTTTGATCTCAGCTCAGCAACTAGCGCTCTCTGGAGCGGTTTGACCACTGATGTTGACGTGCTGATTGCAGCGCTACGCTTCCAGGCTGAACGACGTGACATCGAAGAGCGTGGTCGGCTTGTCGACGACCATCCGTATGTAGAGGAGGGGCGTTGTGGCTCGTCGTTAAAATCTGATTTTGAGCTGCTCAAGAAAAGAGCAGTAGTTGAACGAGAGTTGGTGGATCTGGCTGATCTGCGAGAAATTGTTCCTGTCTGGAATGACTTGAAAACGAAGGTTGACGTTGTACGTAGGGCGGTAGCGTTCCAGGGAGAGATGGCTACCGCGGTGGCGAAGCTAGCACTCAATCCTGAGCAGGTCGCGGCCTACAAAGCACCGCTTCAAACTTTGCTGGGGGATGGTAATGCACTGCTTGAGCCGGAAGCTGCTATAGCCATTGCCGGCGTTACCCTTCGTGGAAAGCTTGAGCTACTCCAGGCGCGAGCAGCGCAGCTGACTGCAGTCGGTCATTTCACCGAAATGGGCGTCATCGAAACTGCCCATCTGGCACTAAGTGATATCAAGAAAAACTGCGAAACTGTCGTCTCGTCTGAATCGCGACTCAAGGCATGGTGCGCTTGGCGGAGGGTTCGAGATGAGGCCTACGCTGTCGGTCTGGCTCCGATTGTTCAAGCGATGGAAACAGGAGCCCTCACCTCTGGAAAAGTCCGTCGTGTATTGGAAGTGAATTATGCCCGCTGGTGGCTGAACACGACGGTGGACAACGAGGAGGTGATCCGGACGTTCGTCAGCGTGGAGCATGAACAGCGTATTCGTGATTTCCGGACTTTGGATGACAAGTTCACCAAGTTGACCAAGGACTGGCTCCGAGCTCGGCTGTGTTCCGACCTACCAAGCCAAGACAGCGTAAGTCGCTCCTCAGAATGGGGAGTCCTGCGCCATGAGATGGGCAAGAAGACCAAGCACATTCCATTGCGGGAGCTGATGAGTCGTGCGCCAGAAGCGCTAACCAAGCTGACGCCATGCTTACTCATGAGCCCTCTCTCCATTGCTCAATATCTGCCGCCAGCCTCAACACCGTTCGATCTCGTTA
The Pseudomonas sp. GR 6-02 genome window above contains:
- a CDS encoding PAAR domain-containing protein, with amino-acid sequence MSGKPAARVTDPTSCPLPGHGTNPIASGSPNVNFDGLAAARMTDKSACGSPITGGVSATVFINGLNAATQDSTGGHGNVVVGGSGTVIIGDTVVPAPFSGLLPMPVHFSDKFRLVDQDSGEPLPNLDYAIQRADGSMEHGVSDPMGYTHVVSSHLPETIKLFLED
- a CDS encoding DUF3320 domain-containing protein, whose product is MDDIVQPLTPQEDVQPKEVRILATLVAKLNLADFQNAIPVIRELRISNETSDRFVNATLTLTSVPEVFKSKIWRIDEIAADSFRVIPGLDLVLDGPLLSRLTEAEMSTFTFVLEADDKEAESGRKEVARLEQVVDLLPRNQWGGLRHIPDMTAAFVQPNDAAVERLLKQAAELLRLSEKPSALDGYQGGPKRAWQLASAVWGAVARMKLDYALPPASFEQSGQKIRSPSQIADSGLATCLDLTLLFCAALEQIGLNPVIVFTYGHAFVGLWLKPEEFTTALVDDVTAIRKRVKLQELVLFETTLVTHNPIPPFSYAVERGAKQIAEDAESVFEMLLDIRRARLQRIKPLASSEAQFARVAVAETDEAPSLLVEEGIGISDDSIEVQVEDLSKLDPADRLGRWQRKLLDLSLRNNLLNFKTGKRALKLESPDPGALEDILASGQALKLLTRPDLMDGADPRERALYEQREREDVRRRHAEDALKRREVFVALTSAEMDVRLTELYRSARTALQEGGSNTLFLAIGFLSWTREDRAGQRYKAPLVLVPVTLERKSARSGFTMVLHDDEPRFNPTLIEMLRQDFELGLGSLEQELPRDDSGLDIAGIWNKVGHAIKDIAGWELNEDVVLSMFSFAKYLMWKDLAENAEHLRQSPVVRHLLDTPRDSFISDTPFPEAESLDRDYGPTEVFCPLPSDSSQLAAVMAAAKGKDFVLIGPPGTGKSQTISNMIAQSIAQGRRVLFVSEKIAALDVVYRRLREIGLGEFCLELHSSKARKTDVLAQLQSAWEAKGQVDAAVWEVEAQRLASLRDSLNIYVERLHRRHRNGYTIYDAIGTVTSGVDEAVAPLGWPSPDTHDQKAMLGLRELGDRLEVNAQAVGYSQLAGNALSAVGQAEWSPHWQQQFVQAARDVLPAVLEVQRAADRFVELSGLPIMEYTSTALEGLSILSRALPAAAGQDWRFALRPDARSISQRLSDGCTWVDEHRDINSRLSALWPSRIVAEAKQGIDLLQQRRAIFVDLGPAWPQSVTDIIGQAVTLLEQIDDLKHQLTASYGDAIEALDVELLLREWKDAEESFWPKSWFVKRRIAGLLAPMQRSTGEVDNGKDLAIWVEIRSVRRAIDELEPGHECVAVWQGAKSEATHLAAAIKLQEAIRLQKNNSAWIDDDLQLVEQGQLGDELKEELRRLRALTRLDAGLGELFDLSSATSALWSGLTTDVDVLIAALRFQAERRDIEERGRLVDDHPYVEEGRCGSSLKSDFELLKKRAVVERELVDLADLREIVPVWNDLKTKVDVVRRAVAFQGEMATAVAKLALNPEQVAAYKAPLQTLLGDGNALLEPEAAIAIAGVTLRGKLELLQARAAQLTAVGHFTEMGVIETAHLALSDIKKNCETVVSSESRLKAWCAWRRVRDEAYAVGLAPIVQAMETGALTSGKVRRVLEVNYARWWLNTTVDNEEVIRTFVSVEHEQRIRDFRTLDDKFTKLTKDWLRARLCSDLPSQDSVSRSSEWGVLRHEMGKKTKHIPLRELMSRAPEALTKLTPCLLMSPLSIAQYLPPASTPFDLVIFDEASQIPVWDAIGAMARGKQVVMVGDPKQLPPTSFFNRAESTAEDEDVEADLESILDECISANLPMRNLSWHYRSRHESLIAFSNQRYYQSKLVTFPSPFTADKAVRLCPVPGVYDKGGARTNLIEARSLVADLVARLQSSVFRESRRTVGVVTFNGEQQKLIMDMLDEACRKDPTLDSYFAESELEPVFVKNLESVQGDERDIIYFSTTYGKDAAGVLSMNFGPMNRPGGERRLNVAITRARQELVVFSTLRPEHIDLARTQAIGVRDLKHFLEFAERGPRALAEADFGSVGGFDSPFEEAVAAALAKKGWQIHTQIGVSSFRVDLGVVHPDASGRFLAGIECDGATYHRSATARDRDKLRESVLRGLGWEIVRIWSTDWWIDAVGTAEKVHQRLNEILAESRAKQAVIDAAQEAERLKIDAVMAEIIEAVDQVAVVAAADGVAEANDPSGALDELKYAKAASITPVEDVLTFARPFVNSVYKEADPRQAVGLVDPDQFFEPSYTETLEQMIAHVVAEEGPVLDTALARRIARAHGWVRTGSRIRDRVDQIARARFRSHEEEQTGVFFWPAHIESDTSVVFRRPGDEDSMRALAEICLPELCALVDEMVRRGHEGEALIYAVAKEVGVSKLAHAGRQRIEKAIRQTV